One Osmerus mordax isolate fOsmMor3 chromosome 16, fOsmMor3.pri, whole genome shotgun sequence genomic window carries:
- the trim110 gene encoding E3 ubiquitin-protein ligase TRIM11, whose amino-acid sequence MASLEEELTCSVCRDVFHQAPPLPCGHTFCPACIREAWGRGSAGPKGRFNCPQCQEDQGVVACDCCPPVAEGEEVPVAMKTCLRCEVSLCAEHLQPHLECPAFSTHPLVEPLGDLSHRRCPTHEEVFRYYCADERVYVCADCILEGGHAQHRVKGLKKVEEDLKVILQSLLQKAEEKLREGEQILQEHQNTDRTMTDMSAADDAHVERLGNALQGQVERLVQALRASTKAERQQAMERIQEDCSRVRGDLSQTQGIQHYLGSLLEETDPFLLIWAFQSDDSKLLADLNCPLYTPDPLSLDRKYILEDIESKYKEFITETLRCLSELKRELLTSPLTLDTNSAHPLLSISGDLCSAMRVKTRLPCAAHAERFDHWAQVLTVQTFSSGTHYWEVEAEGFWDISITYKSIGRKGKEGNAFGNNKMSWSLTQQHDKKLAVWHNRRKIRLPTQMSGNRVGVALDYGAGTITFSEVGPSSVLSHLHTFSTSFTQPVCMGFGLYKAELNSRISIAKV is encoded by the exons ATGgcatccctggaggaggagctgacctGCTCCGTGTGCCGTGATGTCTTCCAccaggcccctccccttccctgtggGCACACCTTCTGCCCCGCATGCATCCGGGAGGCCTGGGGGCGAGGCAGCGCAGGGCCAAAGGGGCGCTTCAACTGCCCCCAATGTCAGGAAGATCAGGGGGTGGTGGCGTGTGACTGCTGCCCTCCAGtagcggagggagaggaggtaccGGTGGCAATGAAAACATGTTTACGCTGCGAGGTGTCTCTGTGTGCCGAGCACCTGCAGCCTCACCTGGAGTGTCCCGCCTTCAGCACACACCCGCTGGTGGAGCCACTAGGGGACCTGTCACATCGCAGGTGCCCCACACACGAAGAGGTTTTTCGCTACTATTGCGCTGACGAgagagtgtacgtgtgtgcggaCTGCATACTGGAGGGAGGCCACGCACAGCATCGAGTGAAAGGGCtgaagaaggtggaggaggacctgaag GTCATCCTCCAGAGCCTTCTCCAGAAAGCAGAGGAGAAGCTAAGGGAAGGTGAACAGATCCTCCAAGAACACCAGAACACTGACCGCACCATGACG GACATGTCGGCAGCGGACGACGCCCATGTGGAGCGTCTAGGTAATGCCCTGCAGGGGcaggtggagaggctggtgcAGGCTCTGAGGGCCAGCACCAAGGCGGAGAGGCAGCAGGCCATGGAGCGTATCCAGGAGGACTGCTCCAGGGTGAGGGGAGACCTGAGCCAGACACAGGGCATCCAGCACTACCTGGGCTCCCTGCTGGAAGAGACAGACCCCTTCCTACTCATCTGG GCTTTTCAGTCTGATGACTCAAA GCTGCTAGCGGACCTGAACTGCCCACTGTACACCCCAGACCCTCTCAGCTTAGACAGGAAATACATCCTGGAGGACATCGAGAGCAAGTACAAAGAGTTCATTACTGAAACATTACGCTGTCTCAGTGAACTCAAGAGAGAGCTCT TGACCAGTCCCTTGACCCTGGACACTAACTCTGCCCATCCCCTCCTGAGTATTTCTGGTGACCTGTGCTCAGCCATGAGGGTCAAGACCCGCCTTCCGTGTGCTGCTCATGCTGAGCGCTTCGACCACTGGGCCCAAGTCCTGACTGtccagaccttctcctcaggaaCACACTACTGGGAAGTGGAGGCTGAAGGCTTCTGGGATATTTCCATCACCTACAAAAGTATTGGGCGGAAAGGCAAGGAGGGCAATGCCTTCGGCAACAATAAG ATGTCGTGGAGCTTAACACAGCAGCATGACAAAAAGCTGGCTGTCTGGCACAACCGCAGAAAGATCCGCCTCCCCACTCAGATGTCAGGCAACCGGGTGGGTGTGGCCCTCGACTACGGGGCGGGCACTATCACCTTCTCTGAGGTGGGCCCCTCCTCTGTTCTCAGCCATCTGCACACCTTCAGCACCTCCTTCACCCAGCCCGTGTGCATGGGCTTTGGCTTATACAAAGCTGAGCTCAACAGCAGGATCTCCATAGCGAAggtgtaa